The Arachis ipaensis cultivar K30076 chromosome B05, Araip1.1, whole genome shotgun sequence nucleotide sequence gttagaCATGTGAGTATttttataagaatttttaaaaaaaagtgatAACAAATGCTTACATGTAATATTAATTTGTATGATTTAGTATTTACTCTCTTACATAAATGATAATGATttgattgagaatttaaaattatttattacctataaaattatcaaaataatatTGTAAAGGAATGATGATCTAATCAAATAGTTATCATTCGCGGAAAACTGACGAAAGTTATATTATATAAATGACGTGGTCACACGTAAGTATTTTAAGTTATATTATGTCAAAAATTTCATAGAATGACTCATgcgtttaataaaaaataaagaatgaaTTGATATTTTTCAATCGTTAAGGTATAAATTGTctaaattaaaaaagaataaagacaAAAAATTATACTCTTTATTTTTCGTTAATTTTTAGCCATTTTAATATGTTAAATAAttagtttaaaattaaaaaaagcagaaataaaaattaagaatatATGTAACATACAAATAAAATCAATActaatataaacaagaatttagcTAATNNNNNNNNNNNNNNNNNNTTTCATAAACATATATAAACACGTAATATTTATTTAATAGTTAATATTGAACATATATATGgataaatatgaataatgaataaaataaaaataataatgaggCTTAATTAGTGAATTGGTTCATAAAAAGGTCCTTACCTTCTGCTTTACCCACTTGCCTCTTCACATTCACAATACAAAGTGGGACCATCCACCACTCTCTCTTGACCCAaagtctccttcttcttcttcttcttctccttccaacTCTTATCCTCAAACCTTCCTTCTTCCACAATTATTTAACCACCCTCCCTCCTTCCTTCCTTTTCTAACAAACCGTTTCAttaatttcttctctttttctctaaTTCACACAAACACATGACACGTACTCTTAGATCCCTCACATCCACAGCCGACAACGCCACCGTCGTTGCCGCCGCTCCGCCGCCCGAGGCTGTGGCTCTTGAATCCGACTTCGTCGTCATCCTCGCAGCTCTCCTCTGCGCCCTCATATGCGTCGTCGGTCTTGTCGCCGTCGCCAGGTGCGCCTGGCTCCGCCGAGGCTCCGCCGCCGGAGCCTCACCGCGTCAGGCTCTCGCCAACAAAGGATTGAAGAAGAAGGTTCTCCAGTCGTTACCGAAATTCGCCTACGTTGACGGAGGAGATCCAGAATCCGGATTCGGTAGCGGTGCCGGGTGGATGGTGACGGCGGAGTGCGCGATCTGCCTTTCGGATTTTGCCGCCGGCGATGAGATCCGCGTGTTGCCGCAGTGTGGCCACGGGTTCCACGTGGCCTGCATAGACACGTGGCTTGGATCACACTCTTCTTGCCCTTCGTGCCGACAGGTTTTAGCGGTTGCGAGGTGCCAGAAGTGCGGGAGGTTTCCCGCCACCGGAGCTGGAAGCTCCGCCGCAAGAGCGGCGATCAATGAACCTGAGCTGAAGTCGAGAGAAGACGACAATGCCGTTTTTAACGATAACACTAATAACAGTAACAGTAATAGCGGCGGTTTCAGCTGTAATAGCAACAGTAGTAGTAGCAACACCAACAATAATAGTGGTTTCTTGCCTTGAAGAAACAGTTGTAGTTTTTTGTATGTATCTGTAGGCTCTTTTTTAGCATTATTATTTtaccttttcttttttgtttttaaaatatcatcATCACTTGGAAGCTGTTGGTGGTTGAGATTGTAATTTGGGCAATCTAAATCTTTCGCATTATAAACCTTGCCAATTGTTAGTATTATTGTTACTACTTGCTGTGTATATTTTGGCAATTTAAATTTAATCCAATGTAATTGGTAGAGTTAGATTGAGCATATGAAATGatcttttttatgttcttggGTGGTGGATAACATGTGAAATGGTCTCATTAGATCCAAAATGGATATTATAGAAAAGGAGATTAGTAAATGATTAGGAGAAAGATTAAAAGACCCCATGTTGCCTAACGTAGTTGAAACTTGAAATCTTCGGAATTTGGACCTCTTTAAACAATTACAAAAGGACACTGTTACAGGTAATAAATAACTATATAGGGTTTAGGTGATAAAGACAAATTAGCTCCTGGTTGACCATTATTTTATCACAGGTATATATGGTAGTTTGCTCTTTGCCGAATAGTACTAAACTACTAATTATCTCTTCTaaaataaattgatttttttttagagATTACGAGATTTTTAATAAANNNNNNNNNNNNNNNNNNNNNNNNNNNNNNNNNNNNNNNNNNNNNNNNNNNNNNNNNNNNNNNNNNNNNNNNNNNNNNNNNNNNNNNNNNNNNNNNNNNNNNNNNNNNNNNNNNNNNNNNNNNNNNNNNNNNNNNNNNNNNNNNNNNNNNNNNNNNNNNNNNNNTTTGAAAAAGGTAAAACGTAAAAATTAAACGACCCTAACAATCACTTTAAAAAATAACAGATTTTCaataaaaaagaatttgaatCCTAATTGATTTTTAACGGATAAATTAACATAATTTGAATCCTAATTGATTTTTAACGGAtaaattaactatttaatatgttatgtaaatttattttgttaatacaaagaaaaaatattgattaaaaaactaattaatcccataaaactaaagatcaaacatcAAAggccaaaaaataattttttttattgaagatTTCGTTGTTTTTCAAATTAATTACGAGGATTGTTTAAAGATTTTTTTCCTAAAAAAATCTGAACTTGACTTAACGAAAATTCTGGAAAGAGATCAGATACTAGTTTATCAATAAAGAGgattttctcaaaaaaaaaaaaaaaaaaaaccaaacaaATAGGACACAAATTTAAGACTTCTTTTTTTGAtgtattaaattgaataagtttaACTTAAATACCATTATAAtcagacaaaaaaaattattagagtaAATTACCAATTCCGTCCTCAAATTATCAAAATGCTGACAAAAATAACCTCCACTTTTGTTATTGATAAAAATACATCTAAAATATTGAAAAATGCTACAAAAATATCCGACCGTAAATAAAAATCTATTCCGTTAATAGAGTTAGCTGAGCTGTCAAACGGATTCCGTTACACCCCTTCCTCTGCTTCTCCTTTATTCTCCCTCACTCCCTCCCTCCCCAAACCTCCTAGAAAGACCTTACACCTCATCCTCTTCACTCTCACTCTGAATCTATGGCTGCTGCATTCCTATCTTCTCTATCTCACGCTCTCACACCTCACTCCCCGCTCGtttttttcttctcccttcttctcacTTTCACTTCTCCAATACATAGAACAATTTCTCATCAACTCACGCCGTTGTCTCTTTGTCTTCAACGGCAGAACTTCGTTATTGCCACTGTTGCTTACTCGCTGCCCCTCCGTTGTCGTCAGAAGAGGATCTCACAGTTCCTTGCCCTCTTCACTCTCTCAGCAGATCTCTCGATCTTTCCTCTCAGATTCGCCATCGCTGTCACTGCTTGCATTGCTCGCCGCCCCTCCATTGCTGTCAGAAACCTGTCTTGCAGCGCCTTACTCTCCTCTCTCGCAGTAAGCCAGCAGTGGATAGTCCCTCTCTCTCTAGGACAGTGAGGAGCTATCTCTTCCGcttctctctttttcattctttctctttggattctatttttattagattattaaaaaatatataatgaaaAATTGTAGAATTGCTGATTATGGAGGATTATTACTAATTATGGCTGATTATGACTGTGGTTGAGATGAAGAGGGTGAGGCATAAGGACTATTCTGGGAGTTTTGGAAGAGGGAGAGAGTTACTGAGATGTTGTTTATTGTTGTTGTAATTGCTTTAGGGAGTGAGGGAGGACGGAAGGAGAGGACAATATCACCACAGGTGCCGTCGTTGAGGAGAGAGAGAAGCATAACaacaaggagagagaaagagaggggcgGCGAGAGAGAAGAATCGAAGAAGGAGAAGTGGATGAGCAAGATGACAGAGCAAGACCATTGTCGTACTTGAGGGAGAGAAACCGTGGAAGAAGAGGCGACATCGTATTTTAGGAGAGAAATAATGAGGAAAATGTTGTTGTTGCAGGAACTTCAGCTAGGAAGATGATGTTGTTGTCGTTGTTGCAATTTCGGAGTGACTGAgatatgttgttgttgtggttgCAGCTTGCAGCAGTTTCTGGGAGGTTTGAGGGAGAAAAAGAGTGACAGCAGATGATGTTTATTTTTGTTGTAGTTGCATTGAGGAGGGAGGGAGTGAgggagaatgaagaaaaagcagaGGAAGAGTTGTAACGGAATCCATTTGACAGCTCagccaattctgttaacggatagATTTTTATTTACGGTCGGATATTTTTGTAGTGTTTTTCAATATTTTAAGTGTATTTTTGTCGTTAATAAAAGTAAATGTTATTTTTGTCAGCGTTCTGGTAATTCGAAGGCAGAATTGGTAATTTATTCTATTATGAAAATTTAAGAGCATAATTACCGAAATTGTGACAAACAACTACAGTTTAGTAAGTCATACGTGGTTAGCAAGATTGAAGATTGGTTTGTAGCGAGAAATTCAAACTAAGATGaaatcaaacattaaattgaacCCATAATTGAAGCCAGAGAGAAACAGTGACGTTCAATTTGTAGAGCCGGCATATTCAAGTTGCACTAGATTCTTATATCGAGTTATGTGAGAAATTGATTTACTCGAACATATTGAAGAAAATATAGAGCTGACTAAAAATGATTTTGTCATTTTATGATAAAAGTTTTGTTTGggtgaatttttaaaaaaatattttttgttgagttaaatttttttaaaagatcttataaaaaaataaaagtaattttatgtttggatatttcatgcaaaaagatctttttatttattaattatgtttgagtataacgatataaaaaatacttttttgtttatttattgcatgaaaaatatttttttttaaaaaaaatcttataaaaaaatatataaattataatttttcaaaaaaaatatttttttaatatttttatttttattattaaaaatttgtcaaacatgctaaaaaaaattttattaattttttttaaatcaaaataatgaGCCTAAACAAACACAAATAATGACACAAGTTAAAATATCTTTTATTCATCATCGCTGTTATTATTCTCTAACCATAACATGAttaatacatttttttaaaagtaaacacAGCATGTAGTTGTTGATATGTCATGTCAAAGGGGCATTAATAACCAGTCACATCTAAATTGTAATTACATGCTTAGTCATGCAAGTTAGCCCAACCAACCATAACatcctctcaattttttaattaattttattaaatctATTCTTATACCATACAACATTTAAATAGGATAtcctgaaaaaaaaaagtgttatataatataaaatcacagtttattaaaataaaaaattaattgcaTTTATCCTAAGAACAACCATCACATACGGCGGTTTTTCAATTCCTGTGTGTCGCTGCTATTTTTTCCCCCTTCAAATTCAGTTGGTTCACTTGGTTTTATATGGTAAATAATCCGATTAAGTTGATTCAGTAAGTATAAATTTTAAAAGGAACATTAAATGTTTGGTTCTAGTTATTCAAAAAAGCATTTTTTACaagttttttttatgtaattgaaaaaaaaaagttgaaaactGAAGATAAAACAAATACACACTCTTTTTTGCCTTTTATATTCCCCTCCTCTTTTTGTTGGTTACTAACCATTAACATCAtgcaatatattatatatatagtacATGCTATGatgtttatatataattaaaaatttaaaataaaaagtatcTTTGCCAAATTCCATACTAAACTGAtagacacaaaaaaaaatttgcctatatattattaatttattaccaATCAACGTACACATATTCATATACACAATCATACACGAACCAATCTAATCCAAGTGATTGAAATGAGAATCATGTTAATCATCTTAGTCAAAGGGAATCAAATACTAAGGTCTATAATCCACCCCCAACAATAAGTGCTAACCATCTCTGCTATGACTTACACCCATCCTTCTACTTCAAGTTTCATTTCCCACTGTGGATCCTCTCCTCATCTTCAATAAACAAATCCTTTTAGCAAATAATTAAATGCTAAATAATGGATCAAAATCAATCAGGTATAATTTTGATGTACTATTACTCaattacattttttatttatatgatcaTTTAAATAATCATAATAAGATCAGGTTTTATGAAGGGAACATAAGAGTATAAGACGATAATTTTTTCTAATCCATAAAAATTAAATCTATGTTGATGTTTACACATGATAAGATTAGGTTTTACGAGAGAAACAAAAAAGGTGATGTAGCTTTTTCtctcttattatatttttttaggtCAAGAATTAAGTTATCATTAATAGagattttatttaagaatttatcaataactaataaattattttatgtacaaaataaaatttaaactttcAACCCTTGTTAAACAGTCGAATAGATTAACTATTCTACCAATTTAATTCTATtggtttttcttattttatataaaaagttGGAGATGCTCTTTTactttttgggttttgagaagGACACGTGTCTTATAAGTTATTAGGCCCCGCCTCCCATTTATCTTCCGAATTTATACCTTGAAATGTGTTACATTTATATATCAAatgcaaacaagaaaaataattgtataacaataataacaacaaaatttaattaaattttatatttttttcaataataaatAGCACATGATTTGGTAAAGTGGCTCACACTAATGCACGTtagaacattttttttttcttatacctTCCTTTCCCTTCATGTCATGGTGGCTGGCATAGTGTTGAGGTGTGAAGTGTGAACATTGAACAACCACATGCAGTGTAAAGTTGAAAGCTGATTACAAGCTATAAGCCTATATACACTTTCCTTAATCCTCCGTAGGATAAGCATGATTAGAGAGCACTAAAGACTTATCCATTTGTCCCTTCTAATTGTTTTTGTTTTCCACCAAATTGATGGATATAGATGAGGACTCATAACCAGCACCTTCTTTCCCaactttcttttgttttcatacTTCACAATCAAACCTTTCACTTAGGCACTTACTTAGCACGTGACTCATCAGAACATGACATTTCCGCGGGTCATTTGTTTCTTTGTTGTTGTTATGGACATGGTATCAATACTTCTTTTTCAAGACAGTGAAGTTCTTCGTCTTATTCTTAAATAGACACACAATAAAATGTGTGACTTACTGAAAAAGTAAGTCATCATTTTTATTGTGCgtgtatttaaaatataagacGACGAACTTGTATCTACACAAAAAGTTCTTTATCTTCTTTTGTAGCCGCCTAAAGAAGTA carries:
- the LOC107642474 gene encoding RING-H2 finger protein ATL8 — encoded protein: MTRTLRSLTSTADNATVVAAAPPPEAVALESDFVVILAALLCALICVVGLVAVARCAWLRRGSAAGASPRQALANKGLKKKVLQSLPKFAYVDGGDPESGFGSGAGWMVTAECAICLSDFAAGDEIRVLPQCGHGFHVACIDTWLGSHSSCPSCRQVLAVARCQKCGRFPATGAGSSAARAAINEPELKSREDDNAVFNDNTNNSNSNSGGFSCNSNSSSSNTNNNSGFLP